DNA sequence from the Coturnix japonica isolate 7356 chromosome 3, Coturnix japonica 2.1, whole genome shotgun sequence genome:
GTCTGGTTTGAGGAAATAATGTCAACATTCCAAAACAAGTTCTGCCTTTGATTGAAAGACATTCACAATTTAGATGTGCCCcatgtaaaatacagaaatatgtatGTAATTAGAAAATCCCATCGCTGACGTTAACACTAGGCAGAAGTGTTATTCACGACAGTGCTGTCATATAGAAAGAGTACAGAACTAATAAAACAGAGTTCTGTTTTACCAGAGCCATATAATTTCATTATATTCCTTATGCATCTgggaaaacaaatttaaatgaattttactTGCCTCACCATAAAAGTATTGAATATAAGATTCAgtgtaaggaggaaaaaaagaagttaatattCAGAAGACTGAATTTCTATGACCAAGCAATGTACATTCAGAGTGTGAGGGCTGATACCTCAACACTTCACTGAAACACAAAGATTTGACTTTCTGGTATCCAGTATCTTAGGGTCATGCTGATAGCTGAAGATACTGGGCAGAGTCTTCCTTAAGGACAAGACAATAAGGAATAAGGATCTATTCAATGCTTTAGTAAAAACGGTGTTTTATAAATGGCAATAAGCATCTATAAATATTCAGGTAAAACAAGCCAATTACTTCATGTCAATTTTTCATGTCATTACAATGTTTActgccattttttaaaaaaagtaatgtaTTAGTAAAAGTTAGTtatgaaatagagaaaaggGAGCAATATAGACAACACCGAGCAGTTCTCAGGGATGTCACCTGTGCTATCAACTTCTGTAGGGCTTTGAGAACAAGACAAAGGTTCTTCTTCTGAGTCAGAATCAGAATCGAGAAGCATGCGAGAACTGGAAGGCTTAGTGGCAATACTGACAGAGGTGGAAGAGTGCTTGTAGGTAAAAGACATGGATTCCATAGTGTGGGATTGAGTGATATGGACTGAACATAAagaataaaggaggaaaaaggtagaaaagaagtCAAAACAGAGTCCCTAAAAAGAGAGTATTAGTTTTACATTTAATCACAAAACATAATAACTGCAAATAAACCATTGTAATTCAGATGAAAAAAGGATTAGTTGCAGTGTCAGACAATAccatcttttaaagaaatgtctttaaataaattaaagaatgaAGTATGATTACTGATAGAAGTAGTTAGTGCGTGGATAGTGAACTCTACCAAAACACTGATCGGTGATAGAAGCACTGTATTAAGACAGAAAGCCCCAGAAACATCAAATACTTCAATTTTCATGATAAAACAGGTAAGAAAACCAATTCATGGAGAAATATTAATACAAGTAACATACCAGGGAATCCATCATCTGCCTCAGCATCTCCAGGTCCGCTGCCTATGCTACTGTTGTCTAGACCAATGTGTAATGACTGTAGTTGTGACCGAAGCTGTTCAATGTCGCTGTCTTTGCTGTCCAGAGTCATTTGGAGTTCAATTCGAATCTGACTCTCTTCTGCTATTTGCTGAAAGGATAAAAGGTTTCCTACTGTCACAAAACTCAGATactcaaagaaaatgtaaatataaaattatgGAGACTTTGCAGTCAGTCTCAATATATGTGCTGCATCTTTCATTCAAGGAAATTCAGGAACAGAGACTGTACACACTACCTTAAAAGACCAAATAATTTCacaaaatgttacagaaaatgttatCAATGTTTACACTTGTTAAGAGGATCTTACTGCCTGCATTTCATTgatttctttctgatatttgATCATCATTTGCGTTAACTTCTCTCGTTCAGATTTCAGTTCCATGTGCAgtttcctattttccttttccttccgCCGCACATCGGTGTCAGCTCCACGTTTGACTGGACCCTTCCGATTCATGATCTCAGCCAACTTATTCACAGCCTTCCcatggaggaaaaagaagcaaaaaacaaacaaataaatacagagataTGCTGCAAAGAAATACTCTTCTCTACTACCTGTGACCAAGCACTTCTAATCTAACTGTGAGCTAACATCTCTGCATATCCGGTAGCTGAAAGTTACTTGCATTAATCAAAACTGAATAGTGCCATTTTCactttaaacaaatgtttttttagAAGACTGCTACTCATTTAAATGCTCATCATTTTCAATTAGCTCATGGATTAAAATGCCACTTACTGTTAAAAACAACTGATATATCTACTTAGCATAGgcaaaaaaagataaatttgaCATATTTTACTTGATCAGGGAAAGAATGAAGTGTTAAGTTTTCTACTAAACATACAAACACTTTACTATTAAATCATGGGCACTTATCTCTTCAGACACATTTTGCCTACCTGGgttttcagtgttctttcatTCAACAGTTGTTTTTCAAACTGTGCTTTAATATTTCCTAtatttgcttcttcttcttttaactTTGCAATTTCTGTAACAAGGttaattcaaacaaacaaacaaaaatatataaatgaaagcacattacaaaagaaaacagcacttttacaaacaaaactgtAGGCATGATGAACTGCATTTGGATCAGGGAATACATACGTTCTTGTTCCTCCTTCAGTTTATTATTTagttcttctttctcattagCAAGATTAGCCACATCACTTGTTAGTGTTCTATTTGCTTCCTCCAGctacaaagaaaaagtacatgTGACCATGTAGTTAAAAACACATGGCATATGAAAACACTACAGCataaaaggaaatgcttcagACAGAAACCAGATCAAGTATAAGATGACCAGCACAGGGGTACAGAAGAGTTACAGGGAAGAAACAGGGTACAagatttgtttgtgttttttttgtttttttttttaactagttaattcaaagaaaataaatagttttaaatatcGGAAGGAGTTGCATAACAAATTTAAGTATGCTAAACTTAAACTCTGTCTATTACTCACAGAGGCTATGGTGGCATCCTTCTCAGTGAGTTCCTGTTTATGCCGAGCCATCATTTCTTTGATCTCCAGTTCTTTCAtaatcttctctttttccaaatCTGAGTACTGTTCTTCAGCAATGGAACGTGCAAGTTGTTCTGAATCTGCTTTTGTCAAAGTGATTTCTAGTTGTGCTGCCAAGGAATCTCTGCAAATTATTGATACATACAGTTAACTCAAAAAATGGGAGgttacttaaaacaaaacaaacaacaaaacaaaacaaaccgCCAAAGCCCAGCTGAACAAAAATAGCAGAAAGCTGTCCTAATCTATATATTAACAATACAACCAGTACCTCTCATCCTGTAACTCTTGTATCTTTTGCTGCATCTCTTTACAAAGTTTGGTCTTTTCCTCACATTCTTCTTTAAGTTCTCGAACCTGTGTCTTATACAGAGTCTAGAATTTgaagtaggaaagaaaaggatgtgACTTACATAATCTAGCTTGAAGGCATACAAAAATTGATACAAGATGACATGGTATGCTGCTCTTTAACCATAGGCTCAGTTCAAGCATAACCATCCAAAGCTTACTCTGAATTTAATGATTAAGCAAAATCTCTCACTGGTTCTTTGCCAAGTTTGGTTATTATGCAATAACTTTATCCTAAGCCTTAAATACCACATGATTGTTTGAATACAGCTTCAGTGCTTCCTGGACCAGATGTGGACCAAAAGTCTTGAAACATCCAGAAAATTATTCACATGATGGAATGAGCTGCTCaacttcttccttcccttaACCTGAGCTTGGGATGCCCTTCTAAAGCTGGCACATTTCTTAATATGAACTCTTTCATACTGCTTAGAGATCAAGGAGCGGTAACAGGGCTGCAGTCAATTATGAAGGCAGACCCAGGAATAAGAATTAACTTTAAATTAGAGGGATGAAGAGCTTCATGGctgagagaagaagaaaaggtaacGTTATACCTAGTAAGCAGATTGGTATAAAAGTAACGAAGCATAAAACATACCGAGAAATACTGTTCAGCTTCAAGTTGGTCTTGAAGCTCTTTCATCTGTCCATCTGCATCTTGACGTTCTCTAGAAAGCAACAGAATACATCAAAGAAAAGACACGAAGATTCCAAACAAGTAAACAGGCTGCATTCACATTCTTTATATTCTGCAGTTCAATCTGAgtctttttcagtttaataTTGTTAGCATACTAGCTAGAACAGTGTCACTGATAAAGCAAACAGCCACTGACAACCTCTCTTAGAATGTCaatatttttttgcaataaATCAATCAATTACCTCAGCCTTCTGCTAAATGCATGTCTCTTAACTCCTCCAATTATTCTgttctccccacccccccatttTCTTTTACACCTTCTTCTTTCAGGTTTTCAGCACAAATCTTCACGATCAACGTGGCTCTTggcttttcaaaaagaaaactacagCTCAGCATTActttaaagaaagtaaaatagagCAGATCTGCTTACTTGCGGagttcattgttttgtttctccagaCTTAATTTGATTTCCTGAAGATGGTTATTCTCCTGTTTTAGCTGCTTCTCTGACATTTTTAAGGTGTTGACCTGTTGCGTTTGCATCTTGAGGTCATTTTGAGTGAGACAACGCTTTTGTGTTTCTTGCTCTATTTTTAAAGTCAGGTTTTTAacctaaaaaataaacagaaacatgaGGCTTATGAATCTACATAAGGAAGAAACATGTAAACACTGTTTCTTATTGACACTTCCTATACAATTTGCTCCAAATGcaatgcctcctacttatttccatgtaaaGTACAACACATACAGGGAGCAAAATCACACTACATAatagaggaaattctcagctactaCTTTTCAACATCACCACCACCAGCTaagcatttttgccagtgacaaacaagagcctgaatgctGCATTCATAAAAATCTATGCCAGTGGTGACTCATGTTTTAACAGCTGCTATAATGGCattgttgctaggaaaatgctACCCATGCTGTCCATCTTTCATCGGTCCAAACAGATATAAGTCAGAACATGTCAAATCTGGACTATATATAGTGTGTGTGGTGGGACAGTCCAGATAAGACTGGCAGTGCATTCCATGGTCTTCAAATTAGTATGAGGCCCGGAGTTATCGTATTGCAAGAGAAAGATTGTCTTCTCCGACCTGACTCTAAGTTTGAGCTGTCAGCTTAGTCACTGTTGCGATGTTAAGGCCAGAGGTGATGGTTTGTCTttgttccaggaaatccagaagcGTCATCAATTTCCTCTTCCATAAGACAGGGCACATCATTTTACCCACCGAGGGCTGCATCCTGAACTTTTCTTTCAATGAGGAATTCACATGTTGCCACTCCATGGACTGTTGTTTTGACTCTCACTTGTAGCATGACATCACATCTCATTGCTGGTAATGATGCGATCCAGGAAGCTCTCACCTTCAGCCTTGTTCTGGCTTAATAGGTCTTGACAAAGTTTTATATGGTGTTTCTTCTGctcctgtgtgagcattcatgGGACTCACCTGGTGCAAATTCTGCAGTATTCCACCATTGTCACTAATGCAGTGAAGCCAATACCCAGCTCCAAACACCCTAATTGTAATCCTCAGATGACCTGATCAAGATACATTTTGTAGTATGAGAGCCATGCATGGATATCTTGAATGTTGTTTGTCTTCAacatcactgttgccactgctgaaacacaccactcatCACCTCACGagctcacatctactgtttggtctccagaaacattcagcaagtgtcagtgaatgtaaATGAGtacattttttctgcatggaggaactGAATGaacctttgcttcataagcaCTTCCATGTCTGATGGCATTTTGTCAGACCCTTTTGTTTGgtccctttgctgccatctgtcacaaggCAGAAatgttcagcctctactgctataccaccaacatccacctaTGAgactgtgggccaacataataaaataggaggcattacatttggAGCAGTCCTCATACATTATTGTACAACATGCATGTTTTTTAATAGTTAAATCtatttctctctatatatacacttataatgtacatatatatgtatctttGCTTATCTTTATTACTATATATAACTTAATTATgtctgcatatatatatgtatatataacttTATTATGTCTTTGTTATGTCTATAATAAAGTTATTAGCACACAATAGATAACCTAGTCTTTCCATGTATTAATTTCTTAGCATCCTACATTCCAGAATAAAAACTCTGATATCAGTACTGCTGGAATACTTTAGAAGAACAAAACTACTCTGTAAAGTTGGCTTTTTAAAGCTCCAAACACAAAGAAGTAAGAATTGCTGCCGTTTACATTCGCAAACATCCTAAATATCGCTATAACAAAAGGAGAAttcaaagacatttaaaattagTTTCCACTTAAGACTTCTATTGTCACTGTTACATACATCTTCATTTAGTTTATCCTTTTGCTTAAggagttcatttattttctgttgtgattGTTTGAGATCACAATCCAACATGGAGCGCTGCTTTTCGGCTTCTAACAACCTATTTTCCACTTTTTGCTTCAAAGCTCTCTCTTCCAAAagtttcttctccatttctgtgaagaaagagaTTTAAGGTCAATCTGCAGACGAGTCAAAGTACAACAGGAAGTTTAAAGGGGTGAAGGAGGTGAGAAAGAGCATCTACCCACATTAACAACATGTAACATGGTTGTCAGTTACGACAGAGATTGCTGAAAAGTGATTCATTAAATTTTTCACAGTAAACTGTGGAAAAGCACCCCAGAGCATTCCTTGCACAAATTTCTGCCTTAGGACTATTACTCATCAGTTGCAATACAAAATCCAGTTTATTTTCAAGACGTTTGAGAGGGATAAAAGGGTGGCTTTCctcttaaagaaatattttctatctATAGATCAAGCATTACTTTGACTGTGATAATCTGAAATCAACTAAAGAGTCGAAGCTGTTGAGGAAACTGATGGACCTAATGACTCATATGGTACATCTgaatcacttttcttttttgaaacataaatgccatatcacagaaaatgaattaatgacACTGGCAACAGGAATTCTGTTTTATTCGAAGAGACTAAACCTGCCTGACCGTAACCTAGAAGAACAAAGACCGAAGGATTACAACTGATTTACAAAgctaattatatttaaaaagagcAGGGGAATAGAGAAAACATGACTACATTTAAACTTCTATTGCCATTCAAAAATGTTATTACCTACCCTCAATAATTTATACTTAGGTCTAACTGTGATGTCAAACACATACCTTTCATGGCTTCAGATTTTGCCTCCTCTATAGATTCATAAATCTTATTTTTGTCTGCCAGTCGTGCTTTTGTGGCCTTATGTTCAGCTTCCTCTTGCTCGAGGTTCTGCTGCATAACTTTGAATTTGTATGTCATATCTATTTCCATGTTGCTCTTTTCCTGTTAAACAAGAAAAgggcattaaaataaaatatttagtgtGTCAGGTTAGATACAAAACTTCAGACAACATTAACATTATGGCTTGGAAGTATGCAGAAGACACAGCACAGATCCTGATGTCATAGGAATTCCCTTCTGCTACCCAGAGAGAAGCACTGATAAAGAGCTCTAGAAGTATATAGCGATGTTCCCAGCTGTAAAATATTATAGAATTATTAGTATTAGcaaaatcttctttctttcttgtcttctttcCCCACTTCTCAAACTTCAAAATCAATGAGAAAAATCCACAGAGAAAGAACTGATGCTGAAAACAAGGCTTACGTTTTCACACAGACTTTGTCTCCATGTCTCAATTAAGGAAATCCCAACCATACACAGGAATGTACCGCAAATGTTCACAAGGAACTGTTGTTACCTTTTCTAAATCTGTAAGTTTTTCTTGCAATTGCCTTTTCTCCATTTCTAGTTTGGCTAATGcactctttccattttttacttcttcttccAGGCTTGATATTCGACCTAATAAACGAACAGAACATTAATGATGCTGGGCAGTGTGTGAAAAAACATGTACTATATTGACTGATTGACAAAATGATCTGGTTATAACTGTTAAGACTCATCACAGTGGTTCTAGAAATCATCAGTAACACACACTTTCATCTTAAGTATTTCCCCACTTATTTTCTCTATAATGCATGTCCTAACTTAAACAACACTGTATAAAACAGAGCTCTAATTTAGTTTCTGTCTGAAACTCAAATAACAGCACCAGAACGCGGTTTTAGTCCTGAAGCCAGACAAAAGCTCGACTTCAGAACACTTGCTACAATACCTTGTAAATCACTGATAATCTCTGATCCATGACTTCGATCTCTCCTTTCGGATTCTAGTGCTGACTGAAGATTGAGAAAGTCCTTCTCCAGTTTGAGTTTAGCATTCTCGAGCAGGCAGTTCTTATCCTGCAGTTCTCGATTATTAGCTTCCAACTGCTGGATTTGCTTTGTACTTTCAGTCTGGTTCTTCCTTAACCTGGCTGCAGTTTCAGACTCTGATCGCAGCAAAGAATTGGCTTCATCCAACTAGGATTGATAAAAACATACTTTAGACTGAACAATTAAAACATAACATCCACCACTGCTATTATATTTCATCTAATAAACCAAAGAAATAAGGGCCTATTTCAAGATTACTTCTGAATATGAATACATGAcaagaaagaacagcttttaGAATTCCATTATAACTCCCATCATTACCAATaaactctgaacttcagaaagTGATTATTAtacaatatacatatataaagttTGCATGCCTGTCTTTGTAGTTGGTTGATTTTCTCATTGGATATTTGAGAGTTCTGATTCCtcttttttaaatcttcaaGCTGATCTTTCAAGCTGttaactaaaacaaaaacaattccgTTAATAGCTGCAGTgaaaaagattttctcttttaaaaccCTACATCAAAACAGAACCCTTCGAGCATGGTTCAACATACCTTCGTTCTCTAAATTGCGTTTCTTATCTGCCtcatgttctgcttttctctggtATTCTGTATTCTTATGCTGAAGAAGAGCCTTTTCCCTTTCTAGCTGTCTGACTGCAGACTCTACATTTTTCCTTGAAGTTATCTGgatatatttaaaagaacaaaacaaaacacattaattACGTACAGAATCTTGGCAATCTTCAAGTGATTAAAAGGCAGATTTGGTTTACTTATCGAAGTGGAAAAAAGACACGTGCCGTTTGCTTCTTGCAAACACAGTGCATCAGAACATTTGAACACATTCACCCATCCGAGACCAACTACAGCCAGCTTTTATCACTCTAAGACTGTATGATGGTTTGCATTCAACAAATGCTGTAACTTGCCTAGCAGCAATGAAACATCCAGGTACTGTAAAAGCTCAGCATGCACCTGTATGAACAATACATTATGTTGTACATACCCTGTGCAGATGTGATACATGTGCAGTAGGCGTTAAAGTGCAAAGCTGGGCAGTCCTTTTACCGACACAGATAGAACACACTCCAAATACCAACAAATCAACTGGTGTTACTTGCCATAAATACACAGCTACCAAAAGTAACCTGCTGGCTCCTAAGGAAAAAACTCAGATACAAAGCTGAAGTTTTAATTCCGGTAATTGGTAATGACTGACTCACCTCTTCATCCAGCTCTTTCACTATCTTCTCTAAACGAGTATTAGCAGACCTGAAGgaacatgaaaaatatctttaaacCTTTTTgaccacacacaaaaaacaggGTGTTTGGATATGTTCAATTAATTTTCCCTAAGATATTCTATTTTCAGCCATCACATTAAACATCTAGGGCTGGGAAAGTCACTCAAACAATAGACACATTCTTATGGAAGTACAGAGATAAAAGGGCAGTGGGGGGAGGTGTAGGTAAGGTAGCCCCAAGGGAAGTAAAAATGTTTAGCTTTAAGTTATTCAAAATCATggtataatataaataatagtTCTTCACAAACATATCAACCACGTTAAGACAATCTCACCTGTATTTCTGTTCTAGTTCATCTTTGGCTTGCAATTCATTACTGAGTTGTTCTTCTAACTTGCTTAGTTTTTTCTGAAACtgagtaaaaagcaaaaaaaaccccaatgaTCTTTAAGTAAGACTGTAATCATATGAAAACACTGTAAAGCAGCTCAATAACataaaaagggaaagcaaggaaaataatttaaccTTCAGTTATGATTTTTAATTCATCAGCAGATTATTTCATCTCTATTTCTCACCTTTACAAGTTACTAATCTTGATCGTTTCTATGACAGAAAATTTGCTACATGCTGTATTAAAGCCGACCATCACACAATTACGTGGCACAAAGTGCCAGTCATAACATCTCTTTATGCAAAAAATTGTTGCTTCTGAtccttttctgtgctctttcccTGTGTGGAGTCTTTTTTAGCTGGAGAACAACTATTGGGACAGTCACTTAGTGTCTGGATAGTGAGTTAGGAGATctggtttaggggttttctgtaggtatggtggagggaggatggttggactagatgatcttataggtcctttccaaccttgtgattctgtgattcttccacatatgatttaaaaattaaaagatggGGGGGAGCATATGGCCAAACTGGACAACATTCAGAGAACATTGCGAAACGTGCCCCATGCCCTCACACAGAGAGGAATTCTTTCACAAGCAGAATattagaaacagttttaaagtttgggattgttttgttttgcttaataTAAAAAAGATCTTATGAATCAAATACcccaaaattaaaaaaaaaatagattataaAACACCAATTTTGGAATTGCTTCACATCTTCAGGCtttcaaacatcttttttcccctcccttatCCCTCTACTACTCCCCACATGTAACATGCAAAATACTAAAACCCCCAAAACAGGGACACtgaaaaagacataaaaacCTTGGGAGTCACTGCTTGGGaaaatgagaatggaaaaaataagcattcaCATTTAAATTTAGGTTGGCCAATACATCACGCGTTTCCTTTTCAAACTTAAACTATTAAGTAAGTTTTAACAAACTGCACTTGAATAACACAAATGGTTACGTGTGGTAATGAAGTTTAATACATGAGAAATTAGTAGCATTCTCCTCTCAACTGCATATTCAAATTCAGTTGGCAACCTTCAACAGCTCAATAAACATGCCGCACACACTCACTTCAAGTGAGAGATTTATGCTCAATAACATTCCTTTGTCACTATAGTTGACAATTTAATTTTCCAAACTCTGGTTAAATGTGCCACAAATCACATTTGCGCAGCCAAAAACCACAACCTTTCCAAGGGCGATGCTGTTTGGGGCAAACAGAGCCCtacacatttgttttgaaacCAAACTGTAAATGCcagaagaatcatagaagaaCGTGTACTCATTCATCCTTACAGTATGGTACCTTTACATTTGAGCACAACAGTTCATTCATAAGCTGGTACAATCACTTCACTGTTAACTGTTTGGTGAATAAACATCTACAGTACTTAATGATATATCATGTTCACACAACCTAAGTGGGAATTATTTGATTCCTTTCATAACTCAAATATATTCACCTCCTTGCTGTCCTCTAGATAGTAATGGTTGTTTTTATTGAGGAGCATTAACAGAGTGCTCCCCAGAATATCTGATTCCTCGTTTTCAACTTTGCCTCCTCCTGACAGATTTAACAAAAATAGTT
Encoded proteins:
- the ROCK2 gene encoding rho-associated protein kinase 2 isoform X1, which translates into the protein MSQQLQAGKMSAAPLAPRAPDSAAAGMLEGRQRKLESMIRDPRSPVNVESLLDGLNSLVLDLDYPALRKNKNIDNFLNRYEKIVEKIRALQMKAEDYDVVKVIGRGAFGEVQLVRHKMTQKVYAMKLLSKFEMIKRSDSAFFWEERDIMAFANSPWVVQLFCAFQDDKYLYMVMEYMPGGDLVNLMSNYDVPEKWAKFYTAEVVLALDAIHSMGLIHRDVKPDNMLLDKHGHLKLADFGTCMKMDETGMVRCDTAVGTPDYISPEVLKSQGGDGYYGRECDWWSVGVFLFEMLVGDTPFYADSLVGTYSKIMDHKNSLHFPDDVEISKHAKNLICAFLTDRDVRLGRNGVEEIKHHPFFKSDQWNWDNIRETAAPVVPELSSDIDSSNFDDIEDDKGDVETFPIPKAFVGNQLPFIGFTYYRDNLLLSDSSQSCRENESVQSSKNEFQKKLSKLEEQLSNELQAKDELEQKYRSANTRLEKIVKELDEEITSRKNVESAVRQLEREKALLQHKNTEYQRKAEHEADKKRNLENEVNSLKDQLEDLKKRNQNSQISNEKINQLQRQLDEANSLLRSESETAARLRKNQTESTKQIQQLEANNRELQDKNCLLENAKLKLEKDFLNLQSALESERRDRSHGSEIISDLQGRISSLEEEVKNGKSALAKLEMEKRQLQEKLTDLEKEKSNMEIDMTYKFKVMQQNLEQEEAEHKATKARLADKNKIYESIEEAKSEAMKEMEKKLLEERALKQKVENRLLEAEKQRSMLDCDLKQSQQKINELLKQKDKLNEDVKNLTLKIEQETQKRCLTQNDLKMQTQQVNTLKMSEKQLKQENNHLQEIKLSLEKQNNELRKERQDADGQMKELQDQLEAEQYFSTLYKTQVRELKEECEEKTKLCKEMQQKIQELQDERDSLAAQLEITLTKADSEQLARSIAEEQYSDLEKEKIMKELEIKEMMARHKQELTEKDATIASLEEANRTLTSDVANLANEKEELNNKLKEEQEQIAKLKEEEANIGNIKAQFEKQLLNERTLKTQAVNKLAEIMNRKGPVKRGADTDVRRKEKENRKLHMELKSEREKLTQMMIKYQKEINEMQAQIAEESQIRIELQMTLDSKDSDIEQLRSQLQSLHIGLDNSSIGSGPGDAEADDGFPVHITQSHTMESMSFTYKHSSTSVSIATKPSSSRMLLDSDSDSEEEPLSCSQSPTEVDSTESRLEGWLSLPVRNNTKKFGWVKKYVIVSSKKILFYDSEQDKEQSNPYMVLDIDKLFHVRPVTQTDVYRADAKEIPRIFQILYANEGESKKEQEFPVEPMGEKSNYICHKGHEFIPTLYHFPTNCEACMKPLWHMFKPPPALECRRCHIKCHKDHMDKKEEIIAPCKVYYDISTAKNLLLLANSTEEQQKWVSRLVKKIPKKPPAPDPFARSSPRTSMKVQPNQSIRRPSRQLPPNKPRLLDLAFKDWDWSFDDVDDIDDDDDDDDVFDF
- the ROCK2 gene encoding rho-associated protein kinase 2 isoform X2 gives rise to the protein MSQQLQAGKMSAAPLAPRAPDSAAAGMLEGRQRKLESMIRDPRSPVNVESLLDGLNSLVLDLDYPALRKNKNIDNFLNRYEKIVEKIRALQMKAEDYDVVKVIGRGAFGEVQLVRHKMTQKVYAMKLLSKFEMIKRSDSAFFWEERDIMAFANSPWVVQLFCAFQDDKYLYMVMEYMPGGDLVNLMSNYDVPEKWAKFYTAEVVLALDAIHSMGLIHRDVKPDNMLLDKHGHLKLADFGTCMKMDETGMVRCDTAVGTPDYISPEVLKSQGGDGYYGRECDWWSVGVFLFEMLVGDTPFYADSLVGTYSKIMDHKNSLHFPDDVEISKHAKNLICAFLTDRDVRLGRNGVEEIKHHPFFKSDQWNWDNIRETAAPVVPELSSDIDSSNFDDIEDDKGDVETFPIPKAFVGNQLPFIGFTYYRDNLLLSDSSQSCRENESVQSSKNEFQKKLSKLEEQLSNELQAKDELEQKYRSANTRLEKIVKELDEEITSRKNVESAVRQLEREKALLQHKNTEYQRKAEHEADKKRNLENEVNSLKDQLEDLKKRNQNSQISNEKINQLQRQLDEANSLLRSESETAARLRKNQTESTKQIQQLEANNRELQDKNCLLENAKLKLEKDFLNLQSALESERRDRSHGSEIISDLQGRISSLEEEVKNGKSALAKLEMEKRQLQEKLTDLEKEKSNMEIDMTYKFKVMQQNLEQEEAEHKATKARLADKNKIYESIEEAKSEAMKEMEKKLLEERALKQKVENRLLEAEKQRSMLDCDLKQSQQKINELLKQKDKLNEDVKNLTLKIEQETQKRCLTQNDLKMQTQQVNTLKMSEKQLKQENNHLQEIKLSLEKQNNELRKERQDADGQMKELQDQLEAEQYFSTLYKTQVRELKEECEEKTKLCKEMQQKIQELQDERDSLAAQLEITLTKADSEQLARSIAEEQYSDLEKEKIMKELEIKEMMARHKQELTEKDATIASLEEANRTLTSDVANLANEKEELNNKLKEEQEQIAKLKEEEANIGNIKAQFEKQLLNERTLKTQAVNKLAEIMNRKGPVKRGADTDVRRKEKENRKLHMELKSEREKLTQMMIKYQKEINEMQAQIAEESQIRIELQMTLDSKDSDIEQLRSQLQSLHIGLDNSSIGSGPGDAEADDGFPVHITQSHTMESMSFTYKHSSTSVSIATKPSSSRMLLDSDSDSEEEPLSCSQSPTEVDSTESRLEGWLSLPVRNNTKKFGWVKKYVIVSSKKILFYDSEQDKEQSNPYMVLDIDKLFHVRPVTQTDVYRADAKEIPRIFQILYANEGESKKEQEFPVEPMGEKSNYICHKGHEFIPTLYHFPTNCEACMKPLWHMFKPPPALECRRCHIKCHKDHMDKKEEIIAPCKVYYDISTAKNLLLLANSTEEQQKWVSRLVKKIPKKPPAPDPFARSSPRTSMKVQPNQSIRRPSRQLPPNKPS